Proteins from a genomic interval of Diceros bicornis minor isolate mBicDic1 chromosome 34, mDicBic1.mat.cur, whole genome shotgun sequence:
- the FFAR3 gene encoding free fatty acid receptor 3, with product MDTNPEQTFFSSNHWLFFSVYLFTFLVGLPLNVVALVIFVGKLRRRPVAVDVLLLNLTLSDLLLLLFLPFRMAEAASGMLWPLPFVLCPVSGFLFFTTIYLTSLFLAAVSTERFLSVAYPLWYKTRPRPGQAGLVSGACWLLAAAHCSVVYIIELSGNSSQSQGKNGTCYLEFRDDQLAILLPVRLEMAVVLFGVPLLVTGYCYSRLVWLLGRGASHRRRKRVAGLVAATLLNFLVCFGPYNVSHVVGYIQGRSPTWRSYVLLLSTLNSCVDPLVYYFSSSGFQADFQGLLRRLTGVWGPGRQENSEQPQERKEGEEQVQEPPNRENR from the coding sequence ATGGACACAAACCCGGAGCAGACCTTCTTCTCCAGCAACCACTGGCTCTTCTTCTCCGTGTACCTCTTCACCTTCCTCGTGGGGCTCCCCCTCAACGTGGTGGCCCTGGTGATCTTCGTGGGCAAGCTGCGGCGCCGCCCGGTGGCCGTGGACGTGCTCTTGCTCAACCTGACCCTCTccgacctgctcctgctcctcttcctgcCCTTCCGCATGGCAGAGGCGGCCAGCGGCATGCTCTGGCCCCTGCCCTTCGTCCTCTGCCCCGTCTCCGGATTCCTCTTCTTCACCACCATCTACCTCACCTCCCTCTTCCTGGCGGCTGTGAGCACCGAGCGCTTCCTGAGCGTGGCCTACCCGCTGTGGTACAAGACTCGGCCGAGGCCGGGCCAGGCTGGCCTGGTCAGCGGAGCCTGCTGGCTCCTGGCCGCCGCTCACTGCAGCGTGGTCTACATCATCGAACTCTCGGGGAACTCTTCCCAGAGCCAGGGTAAAAACGGGACGTGCTACCTGGAATTCCGGGACGACCAGCTGGCCATTCTCCTGCCTGTCCGGCTGGAGATGGCCGTGGTCCTTTTTGGGGTGCCCCTGCTCGTCACCGGCTACTGCTACAGCCGCCTGGTATGGCTGCTCGGCAGGGGGGCCAGCCACCGCCGGCGGAAGAGGGTGGCGGGGCTGGTGGCAGCCACGTTGCTCAATTTCCTCGTCTGCTTTGGGCCCTACAACGTGTCCCATGTCGTGGGCTACATCCAGGGCAGAAGCCCGACGTGGAGAAGTTACGTGCTGCTCCTTAGCACCCTGAATTCCTGTGTCGATCCCCTCGTCTACTACTTCTCATCGTCTGGGTTCCAAGCCGACTTTCAGGGACTGCTGAGGAGGCTGACTGGGGTCTGGGGTCCTGGGAGGCAGGAGAACAGCGAGCAACcgcaggagaggaaggagggagaggagcaggtgcaggagcCGCCCAACAGAGAGAACAGGTAG